The genome window AATATAGATGAATTTTATCCAAAAGTAAAAGCCGGTCTTGAAGCATCTCCTATACATGAAGTATTACTTGAAGAATCAATAATCGGTTGGAAAGAGTTTGAGATGGAAGTTATGAGAGATAAAAATGATAACTGCGTTATAATCTGCTCTATTGAGAATTTAGACCCTATGGGAGTTCATACAGGAGATAGTATAACCATAGCACCTGCGATGACTTTATCAGATAGAGAATATCAGATTTTAAGAGATTACTCAATAGCAGTTATGAGGGAGATAGGGGTTGAAACCGGAGGCTCTAATGTCCAGTTTGCCCAAAATCCAAAAACCGGAGAGTTTTATGTTATAGAGATGAACCCAAGGGTTTCCCGCTCTTCTGCATTGGCTTCCAAAGCTACCGGTTTCCCTATTGCAAAAATCGCTGCAAAATTGGCAGTAGGATATACCCTTGATGAATTACCTAATGATATAACAAAACAAACACCGGCTTCTTTTGAGCCTACGATAGATTATGTAGTTGTAAAAATACCAAGATTTGATTTTGCAAAATTTCCGGAAGCAGACACAACCCTTACAACAATGATGAAATCTGTCGGTGAAGTAATGGCAATAGGAAGAACATTTAAAGAAAGCCTTCAAAAAGCATTAAGAAGTTTAGAACTCGGCAGATATGGATTTTATATAGGACTTGAAAAAGCAGAAGATGAAGAAATAAAACAAAAAATAATAAAACCAAATCCGGATAGATTATGGTATATAGCAGAAGCATTCAGAAGAGGATATTCTGTTGAAGATATTCATAATTTATCACATATTGATAAATGGTTTTTAACCCAAATTAAAGAGATAATAGATTATGAAATAGATTTATCCAAAAAAGATATTAATCAAATTACAGAGCAAGAGCTTGAAAAAGCTAAACAATGGGGATTTTCTGATAAAGAACTTGCAAGATTATTAAAAACAACAGAAGAAGAAATAAGAAAAAGAAGAATACCGGTATCTTATAAAGTAGTAGATACCTGTGCAGCAGAGTTTAAAGCCTATACTCCTTATTATTACTCTTCTTATGAGAGTTTAATGGGATATATAGATGAAAACGGAAATATAATTTATTACAGGGATAGCGAGGAGTAAAATGGAAGAGAAAATGAATTACGATTTTAAAAATATAGAAGAAAGCTTATTAAAAGAATGGGAAGAGAAAAATTTATTTAAATCTGAGGAAGATAAATCAAAAGAGAAATTTTATGTTTTAGAGATGTTTCCTTATCCATCCGGAAGAATACATATGGGACATGTGAGAAATTATGCAATCGGAGATGTGGTAAATAGATACCTTAGAATGAATGGAAAAAATACACTTCATCCGATGGGATGGGATGCTTTTGGAATGCCGGCAGAAAATGCAGCAATAAAAAGTGGAGTTCATCCTGCAAAATGGACTTATGAAAATATAGATTATATGAAAAAAGAGCTAAAAAGACTTGGATTTTCTTATGATTGGGACAGGGAAGTAACTACCTGTAATCCGGATTATTATAAATGGAATCAATGGATTTTTTTAAAAATGTATGAAAAAGGAATAGCTTACAGAAAATCTGCCGTAGTTAATTGGTGTCCACACGACCAAACGGTTTTGGCAAATGAGCAGGTTATAGATGGAAGATGTTGGAGATGTTCTACTCCTGTTGTTCAAAAAGAGATACCATCTTGGTTTTTAAAAATAACCGATTATGCAGAAAGATTATTGCAAGATTTAAAAAAGCTACAAGGAAAATGGCCATCTCAAGTTCTTACAATGCAAGAAAACTGGATAGGAAAATCGGTAGGAGCAGAAATTAAATTTAAAATAGATGGGCTAAATGAATATCTTGAAATATTTACAACAAGACCGGATACAATCTATGGTGTCACCTTTATGGCAGTAGCACCTGAACATCCGATATTATTAAAACTTATAGAAGGCACCCCACAAAAAGAAGAAGTTTTATCTTTTATAAACAAAATAAAATCATTATCAACAAAGGATAGAAATATTGTAGAAGAAAAAGAAGGGGTATTTACCGGTAGATATGCAATAAATCCATTAACAAAAGAAAAAGTTCCGATATATGCAGCAAATTATATATTATGGGGATATGGAACCGGAGCAATAATGGCAGTCCCTGCCCATGATGAAAGGGATTTTGAATTTGCAAAAAAATATAATCTTCCAATAAAACCTGTTATAAAACCAATAAACACAGATTGGGATTTTTCAAAATCTGCTTATGAAGGTGAAGGAATATTGATAAATTCCGGTATATTTAATAATCTTCACTCCGAAGAAGCAAAAGAAAAAATAATAGAATATCTTGAAAAAGAAAAT of Venenivibrio stagnispumantis contains these proteins:
- the leuS gene encoding leucine--tRNA ligase, producing MNYDFKNIEESLLKEWEEKNLFKSEEDKSKEKFYVLEMFPYPSGRIHMGHVRNYAIGDVVNRYLRMNGKNTLHPMGWDAFGMPAENAAIKSGVHPAKWTYENIDYMKKELKRLGFSYDWDREVTTCNPDYYKWNQWIFLKMYEKGIAYRKSAVVNWCPHDQTVLANEQVIDGRCWRCSTPVVQKEIPSWFLKITDYAERLLQDLKKLQGKWPSQVLTMQENWIGKSVGAEIKFKIDGLNEYLEIFTTRPDTIYGVTFMAVAPEHPILLKLIEGTPQKEEVLSFINKIKSLSTKDRNIVEEKEGVFTGRYAINPLTKEKVPIYAANYILWGYGTGAIMAVPAHDERDFEFAKKYNLPIKPVIKPINTDWDFSKSAYEGEGILINSGIFNNLHSEEAKEKIIEYLEKENLGKKSVNYRLRDWNISRQRYWGTPIPIIYCDKCGILPVPEEDLPVLLPEDVQITGEGGSPLEKHEKFVNTTCPKCGSPAKRETDTMDTFFDSSWYFLRYCDAKNDKKPFEKEKVDYWMPVDLYIGGIEHAVLHLLYSRFFTKFLKDIGLIEIDEPFEKLLTQGMVLKKWISIEKLLEIYGLDEDVELDILIEKINNEK
- the carB gene encoding carbamoyl-phosphate synthase large subunit, whose translation is MPKRTDIESILLIGSGPIIIGQAAEFDYSGTQGAKALKEEGYRVILVNSNPATIMTDPDIADKTYIEPLITPILEKIIEKERPDAILPTLGGQTALNLAIDLYEKGILDKYNVKMLGANYEVIKKAEDRDLFKKAMERIGLSMPKSAVVNSLAQAEEVIKWIGFPVIIRPSFTLGGTGGGIAYNIDEFYPKVKAGLEASPIHEVLLEESIIGWKEFEMEVMRDKNDNCVIICSIENLDPMGVHTGDSITIAPAMTLSDREYQILRDYSIAVMREIGVETGGSNVQFAQNPKTGEFYVIEMNPRVSRSSALASKATGFPIAKIAAKLAVGYTLDELPNDITKQTPASFEPTIDYVVVKIPRFDFAKFPEADTTLTTMMKSVGEVMAIGRTFKESLQKALRSLELGRYGFYIGLEKAEDEEIKQKIIKPNPDRLWYIAEAFRRGYSVEDIHNLSHIDKWFLTQIKEIIDYEIDLSKKDINQITEQELEKAKQWGFSDKELARLLKTTEEEIRKRRIPVSYKVVDTCAAEFKAYTPYYYSSYESLMGYIDENGNIIYYRDSEE